The Roseomonas haemaphysalidis genome segment CACGGTGTCGGCCAGGTGCAGGGCATCGAGACCATGCAGGCCGCCGGGCTGGAGCTCAAGGTGATCGTCGTCACCTTCGAGGAAAACCGCATGACGCTGCGGGTGCCGCTGGGCAAGGCCGCCACCGCCGGGCTGCGCATGCTGGCCAACAAGGACATGATGGGCGAGGCGCTGGAAACCCTGAAGGGCCGCGCGCGCATCAAGCGCACCATGTGGTCCCGCCGCGCCCAGGAATACGAGCAGAAGATCAACAGCGGCGACCCTGTGCAGATCGCCGAGGTGGTGCGCGACCTGCACCGCAACGCCGGCCAACCGGACCAGTCCTTTTCCGAGCGGCAGATCTACGAGCTGGCCATGGACCGCCTGGCGGCCGAGGTCGCGGCGCTGGACCGCACGGACAAGGCGGCGGCCATGACCAAGCTGCTGGAACACCTGAAGCAGGGCTGAACCCCGCCCGCCCACGAACGGCCCGGCCACCGGACAGGGTGCGCCGGGCTTTTTCATGCGCGAACGAAAAAGGCCCCGGGGATCGCTCCCCGGGGCCCTTCCGCATCCGCGGCCCAGGTTATTCCTGGTTGCGGACGCCCATGAACTGCAGCAGCAGCTGGAACAGGTTGATGAAGTTCAGGTACAGGCCCAGCGCGTCGAACACGCTGCGCTTGGCGGCGAGGTCGGTGCCCTCGGCATAGGCGTACTCGATGTAGTCGGCCTTGATGCGCTGGGTGTCATAGGCGGTAAGGCCGGTGAAGATCACCACGCCCAGCACGCTGATGACGAAGGCCAGCATGCCGCTGCCGACGAACATGTTCACCAGGCCCGCGATGATGATGCCGATCAGGCCCATCATCATGAAGCTGCCCAGCTTCGTGAGGTCACGCTTCGTGGTGTAGCCGTAGAGGCTGATGGCGGCGAACATGCCGGCCGTGGTCACGAAGGTGGACGCCACCGAGGTGCCCACGTAGACGCGGAAGATGTTGGCCATGCTGGCGCCCATCACGGCGCAGAAGGCCCAGAACAGCATCTGCACCGTCGACTTGCTCATCCGGTTGACGCCGAAGGAAAGCACGAGGACGAAGGCGAGCGGCGCGAAGATGGCGATCATGCCCAGCATGGTCGGCTGGGTGGCGATGCCGCGCGGGGTGCGGACGACGTTGTAGAACAGCTCGGCCGCGCCGGTATTGGCGATGGCGAAGGCGACGATCGCCGTTACCAGCAGGCCGGACGCCATCCAGTTGTAGACGCGCAGCATGTAGGCCCGCAGCCCTGCATCCAGGGCGGCGGCATCGGTGGTCGCGGCGCGGCCCCAACCGGGCGCGCCCGTGGTGCGAAAGTCCTGACCAAAGGCCATGGGGGCGAAGACTCCTCAGCTCGCGGGACGATCCCGCGCGTGGTGACATATATGGACTAACGGTAATGTCGTTCAATCGGATTCGGCGGATCGACACGCTTCTTTACCGGCTTGTCACAGGACGCGTCAGACCCCTCACTCGTTGCGCAGCAGCGGCGCGGGGCGCACCCGCAGCGCCAGCGCGGTGCCAAGGTAGCCCAGCAGCAGCGTCAGCACGGTGCAGCCCACCACCGTCACCGCCAGCGTGACCGGCAGAAAGGTCCACTCCGTCTTCATCACGAAGCGGGCCACGCCCCAGCTCGCGGCGGTGCCGATGCCGGCGGCCAGCAGGCCGGCCGTGAGCCCCAGCAGGCCGAACTCCACCATCCAGGCGCCGCGGATCTGCGCCCGCGTGGCGCCGATGACCTTGAGCACCACGGCGTCGCGCACCCGGCGGCGCTGCCCCGCCGCCATGGCGCCGGCCAGCACCAGACCGCCGGCCAGCAG includes the following:
- a CDS encoding CarD family transcriptional regulator yields the protein MKPPAGAKSNSPQPPSGAPRRAQAAAAPDAAPGMAEEQAPAPSEPSVPAGPSRPLPPPKPLGNKGSDFKAGDHVVYPTHGVGQVQGIETMQAAGLELKVIVVTFEENRMTLRVPLGKAATAGLRMLANKDMMGEALETLKGRARIKRTMWSRRAQEYEQKINSGDPVQIAEVVRDLHRNAGQPDQSFSERQIYELAMDRLAAEVAALDRTDKAAAMTKLLEHLKQG
- a CDS encoding Bax inhibitor-1/YccA family protein encodes the protein MAFGQDFRTTGAPGWGRAATTDAAALDAGLRAYMLRVYNWMASGLLVTAIVAFAIANTGAAELFYNVVRTPRGIATQPTMLGMIAIFAPLAFVLVLSFGVNRMSKSTVQMLFWAFCAVMGASMANIFRVYVGTSVASTFVTTAGMFAAISLYGYTTKRDLTKLGSFMMMGLIGIIIAGLVNMFVGSGMLAFVISVLGVVIFTGLTAYDTQRIKADYIEYAYAEGTDLAAKRSVFDALGLYLNFINLFQLLLQFMGVRNQE